The genomic window ATTTGCTGTGTGCTGAAGGTTGAGCCTAACAGTCAGGAAAACTGCACCCAACTTCGCATCACTCAGGCTGTGTATTTGGCTGAAATTAAGAGCTGGCTTCTTCTTAAAATCAACTTGCTTTGGAGGTATCAAGTATGTGCAGGAAGGACATACAATGCTCTCTCATTCCTGGAGAGAACAACATGttctcactgctttcctttcctttgcagaagCCATCCTAAAGAATGGCTGGACACATTTCCCACACGTCTACCTCACCTCCCACTGCAACTTGCTATTTTCTGCAGTAGCCAAGCCAAAAAAGGAAAGTTACTATCATGCcaaaaatgtgattttgatAAAATATGAGGGGACAAGTCAGCATAAGCGTGACTGGCTTGGGATCCAGCAGGAAGAGTGTGGGAAGGATAATTTTACTTTCTTGCCTCTCACGTCTACTAAATGCCAGGATACAACAAAGTGAATTACTAAATGAATGCAATAAAtcccaaagaaaagcaaaactgatttttgCTACAGTGCAAAGAATGCTAGACAATGAGAGCAGGGCTAAAATATGTCATATAAGAAGTCACATCTCTGCTCCATAATGCACAATATAGGGAAAAAATCTtagagtggtgatgcattgaCACTTATTGCCCAGCGAGGTGGTGGAGATGTGACACTtggggacatggttagtgggcatggtggggatgggttgggttggacttgagatcttagaggtcttttccaacccttaTAATTATATGATTTAGTAGATTGAGGTGCATTCAGATCTGTGGGTTTAGTTGCTTTAATTTGGAAGTTTCTTTCTTACAGAGAAAGAATAATCCCATGGGTGATTTTTAGGCAATCTCACAAGCTTTCCCATTGTCTTGTAGGGGATGCTTTTATCCCCTGTGGCTGTGCAGTGTGATGGCTAAGGGCCTGAAAAAGCCTTTTTGGTGATGCAACTTTCTAACTCTATGATGCCCAGGACAAGACTGATCTGCGTACAgggattattatttattctcttgtaaacaaaaataatgtatttttatgtgaCAGTAGCAGCTCTGAAGCATAGATCATACATCATTCAGTTTTTAGAGAACCTCATGTCCTGCTGTCTACAGCAGAAGATCTGGAAGTGCATTACATCCAGAGCAGGACTTGGGCACGGCCAACATTCAGTCTTTGAGTGGAGAGATGTACCCATGGGGCTGTTTCTATATGTCAGTCATAGGCAGACCCATGCTTCTCTAAACCCATTGCTATCTCTCTCTccgaaaaaaaaaacaaaaaaaaaccaaccaaaacacttttttttatcCCACAGAACCCATCAGCTCACATGATGCCCATGCTGCTCTCAGAAGCTGCTTGCTCCCCCCATGCACTTAGGAATTTCCAGGCCACCTGACCTCCATTGGAAAGTCTATCTTTTAAATATGACCACTATAAACACTCCACATTTTAATGGGCAGAATATCTTCAAAGAAGTTACTCTGCTCCTCAGAAACAGCTGTGGTTTGATAGAGGTTATTTTGCCTATCTGCAACGGAAATGGGGGAATGCACAGTTTATACTAAATTAACGTGCACTTGTCCTAATCACAGCATTCTGAGCTGCAGCCAAGCCTTCCTACGTCATCATGCTTTGCTGTGGGCCGTGGAGGAATTATTTGCCTCTTCACACTTTTGATCTGCACAGAAAAGAGCGTGTGGCATTTCCAGCCCAATGCTCACAATGTTTCTCCTGGACCTGATGGAGAAACATCTCCCCAAATGATTCCCAGGCCTCACGACTAGATCACAGAACCAGgaatgttggaaaagacatctaagatcaCCTGGTCCGACCATCAACCCACTCCACCAGTCTGAGTTCTGAGGTCTGAGTTCATGGGAATGTTCTGTTTATGGGTCAGGCTCCTAACTGCAGCTCGACTCTTACACACATTTCCTTCACCTGGATTTTTCAAccatggctgagcaaggacaGATTCAATACATGCACTATGTCTGAGCTTCAGCCTGAGGAGTTGTCAGCTTCAGTGCTACAGAACTCCCCCACAGCAAGTGCTAAGTACCCAATAATGGTTTTTATTCTCTACAAACACTTTCCCACTcccatctttctcttttcacagtCTCTTTtgcatctctttctctcttcagtcctcttttctttgcagatctCTGCCAAGCAGTTCTGCAGCCTGTCTGGAGCTGAACTTTCACTTCAAGTCCTCAGAAACAGCAATCCATTTGCATTAACTCCATTGTGGTTGGCACAAAAGAGTGCATTTAGTCCTACAAGTCTTTGTTGATAACTCCTGCTGATCCCCTTTCTGTACCCTGGCTGAGCCAAGGCTGTGTTGTGGGTCACCCTTCTGAATATCAATGAGGTTTCAGGGTCTTGTTCTATTTTTCCTACACCAAAACCTTCAGCAGCAACGTGGAGACTCATTGGCAGGCAGTGCAAAAGCAAGCAGCCAAAGCAACACGTTTACAATTAGCCATGTTGATTAGTCCTCACACCAATTGCAGCAAGTGATGGGCAGAGACCCAGCATCATCACTGGGTTGCAAACCCAGGTTTCCACCAAGGGGCCAAGAGAATCCtgatgaaataatgaaagataGAGAGCTCCAAGTATGGGTGTGTGAAACTCCAAAGCCTCAACAGCGACCATGCTGTGTTTATATACATATGGCTGTAAGAATCAGCAAGTTTAAATGCGTGAAGAGCAATTTAACTGAagaagttgtgttttttgtgaTTTCACAGCTGGAGCCTTGTTATCAATGTCTTGCACAGCACAACAAGGGATGGGGCACGAGGTTTCCTGATGGACACAACAAGCTGTCTGGGCTTCTCTTGCTCTATAAGAGCAATAACCAAGTGCATATGTTGATGCAAATGTCTCGGTTGTGTCGCTGACAGCATTTGCAGCCCAGCTTCCAGGCATGCTGTGAGATGGGCTGTGCCACCCAAGACTTTGGGGGTTTTCCATCTTCCCAGCTCCAGGATTTAGGGATGTTCTGTTCCACTTAGAAGCACTGCTGGTGTCTCCAATACAGAGCCAGCTGGCTGGCAGGAAGGACTCTCgttgctttgggttttttgtgtgCAAGATGTTCTGATTGAGCAGCACGAGGTATCGGCCTGTTCTACAGGTAACTTGAGCAGCTGAAAGAGGACTtgaaaaaacacacaagaaaaagcTAAACAGTATTTTGGAAATTTCCTGTTTCAGAGCATAAACCAGCCTCTAAGTTCCAGGCTCCTTCCTCCACACAAGCCCACAGCCAGTCGCAGGGCACTGGACACACAAGTCCCTGACTCAGGTCCTGCTTGGCAATTCCTTTGGATTCGTGCAGCTGCATTTTATGTTTGTGCACAGCTGGATGTCATCTCCTAGTTGGTTTTGGCATCACTTTTGCTCCTGGATTTAGCAATGGTTTTTATCTCCTCCTCAagcatcttgtttttcttctccaagtcCTCCTGCAAGCGCTCCATGTTCTTCAGcttcagctccagctcctcagacttcttcttctccctttcaATATCCTGGTTCAGCCTCACCACTTTGGCCCAAACGTCGTAGTTTTCCTTCTcaaggctgcagacagaaacagaacacaaaggTTTGGAGCAGAAGAGGGATGAGAAGTGAGAGTTTGACTCTCCAGAACTCTGACCTCTCTGTTGTTAAGCAGTAAAGCAAGCTAGAGGAGGTGCTGTCCTGATCCCCTGATCATCATTGCATGCATCACAGTGCAAGAAATCAACATCTGTGGTATATAATGATATGATAACAGTATGTGAAGCTGTAGTTACAGTGATGGCTACAACCATTGGATGCAGTAATAATACTGCTACTGAATTCTGGATAGTGCAATAAGGGCAATGAGGCACTAGCACAGGTTGCCAGAGATATGGTGCACGCTGATCCATGGAGACAcccaaagtcaggctggacatgCTCTGAGCAACTGATCgagctctgggtgtccctgttcattgcaggggttTGGAGGAGATGACcttttagggtcccttccaactcaaacagttctatgattctataatagtATAATAATGATAAATACGACTATGTAATTATTGCAAAAATATTACAGTAGCATACAGTGATGTAATAAGAACTACAGAATGTCAACAATGCAGTAACACACTACTAAGTCAtgagagcacagcacacagaattGAATTTGAGATAATGTACtataatgctgtattttttccttagtCATTGCAGTTACATGCTGTAGGGTATTGCTGGTAAATAATCCtatgcagttctgctgctgcaatAAAGATGTTACCAACCCTTGGAGCAGCGCATGGCAGCACGTTACCTTTTAATCTGCTCCTCGTAAGTCTCTTTTTGCGCATccatttctctctgcagcttCAGGACCATGTTTTGCAGGGACTCCTTGCTCTCTGGAGCAGGCTGGAACACCTCGGAagggctgctggcagggctggttGGCTCCTGGGGCTGATGGCAGGGGCTGAGGCAGGGCTGGAATTCCTtatcagagcagctgctggcaggactggggctggagctgctgctttccacatGGGAGGTGGGCACGTTGTCACAAGTTGAAGCCCGGTGAAGGTCAAGCAGTTTGAAAAGATCATGAGATAACGTTCTCTTATGTCCTTCAGTGAGCACAGAACGTGGGTTGCTCTGTGTGGAGCCTTTCCAAAAGTCATTGTTAAATACGTCGTTCCTGTCAttgctgcctttctcccctGGAGATGCAGCAGTCAGGAAGGATTTTCTGTTAGGTAAAGTCTGAGTCCTTTTCCTTGCTTGCATTTTCCACATTCCCAGTGTATCTTTGGATGGTTGCACGCCAGTATCTTCGCTGGGTGCACGTGAGCTCACAGCCAgcccaggagcacagctggcacTTGGGTTGTCTTTCTGCAAAACAGAGTGGAAGCATTAGGatctctcattttgtttgtggGCAGTGACTGCAGAGACCTCAATATTGACAAAGGGCACGTTGACTCACACAGCAGGAATGGCCACAGCTTGTCCATAAGAATTGGTATTTATCAGCTGGtaaggccctggcactgctcccagagaagctgtggatgggcaacctgatctgctTGGGGGCAACCAGTTGAAACTGgcaggggttgaaactgggtgggctttgaggtctcTCCCAACCCAAGGCACTCTGTGACTCCATTTTGGATTACATTGCGTTTTCCATTAAGAAGAGTTCTCTGCTGAGGTTATTTCCTTCTGACAAAAGACTTTACCCCTCAATGTTTTCACATCACCAACACAAACGGAAAAAGCTTCATCTCTTCTGCCTTTTAACTAAAAAAACTTTAGGTAAAAGAACCATTTTTCCAAGAACAGTAAGTTTTCCAGAGGAAAGAGCTTGTTTTCCAGGTCTGTTTCCAGGGATGACAGTTACGGTTCTTTATCCTATAAATAGCAAGCCCTCATATGGCTTGCTGACCCATTTGATCCCACAGTCATTAACCAGCCATTTATTGGGCTCCTGTTTTATTCCCCAAGGACCTACCCTTGCCATTTGCCTTTGGACTGAGCTCTCTGCCCTGGGCAATGTAGAGTCCTCTGCAGAGTCCCAGCCCACGGAGCTGCGCAGGATGGGGGCTTTCTTGTCGTTCTGTTGGGTTGTTGGGGAGGGCGGCACGTCCTTGGATGGGGGAAAGAGGTCTGCATGGTTGCTGATCATCACGGTCATCACTTTCTGGATTGGCAGCGTGCCTGGAAGAAATCAGAGACTCTCTgagtttcatttgtttttctaagtaTTTCACACCTCTCTAAGCAAAATTCACCAAATTCCTGAATTGCATGAAATCCTTGGAGGGAATACACAATTCCTTAggttagaaaatatttaatttcaggtttttaattttcaagtttGTGGGTGCAAATCTGTACTTCATTATACCAAATAGACATCAGTTATTCCAGGAGTCACTTTCACCTCTCATAATAGTTGCAGGATCCTCTATCTTGGGTCTGATGAGGTTCACTCCAATCACTGTTGCCAGGTTATCCACACTCATCTTGTTGACGCCGGAGTTCAGCTGTACTTCATATAGAAACCTATCAGAACCCAAGGGCAAGCATTTCCAATCAGAGAAAGAAGACTGTACAAAAGCCTTAGATACCTTAGATATCCAATTACTCTGTTCTCATCCTCTAATTCCCAAGCATAGAAGAATGTAAGTGCCTTACAAATGTATGCTGGAGCTGGGTCTTGTTGGTGGCAGTAAGAAAACAACCATGTGATGGCCAACACACAccccaaaaaacagaaaaaagggggaaaatccATCCAGTATTTAACAACCAGAGAAAAATCACACATCACTCAGAGTGAAAGCTGGCTGCTTCATTATGCAAAGCTTTGTGTTAAAAAAAGCTATGCTGGTTTATATTCTCAGGAGTTCATAAGTGAGTTCGTATGCATTCACATTCAGATATCTTTGAGATGTTCAGCCCAATGGTGGAAACTCTCTTAAAAGTGAGGATCTAGTGGCTGATGGGGAGTCAGCCTCAGTCTTTAGGGTGATATTCCTCCTCACCATCTAACTGGAGCTGTTTGTATCTGATGCAAAGGACTGACCTGCAGATGTAGCTGAGGAGGTTGTAGTTGTCTTTGGGAAGAAGAGACAGCTGCTTCAGGAGGTCCTGATGCCCCTAAATGCAAGTTAAGGAACAGCTTTGTGAAGATGCACGGGTGTACATGGGTTGAAGAGAGGCTCTGTGTTGCTTCAGCCATCCCTGTGTGGTGTCACCTCCTGGCATTTGCTTGCAACTGTGGCCATGCCATTTCTTAGGGAGACCCAGCACAGACTGGGGATGCTCTCTGTCTCATTTTCATGTGCATAGGAGCAGTGCCCACGAGTACCTTCTTGCTTTTCCACCCAAACACAGCATTAGGACAGGGCAGCTCTCATTGCATCTCACTCATCTGACTCCCACCCACACCCCTGCTCCCATCCTTGCTGCTACCTGGAGCCTTCCACCAcaggacagcagctgcagaagctgctgtcaTGCCTTAGATCTGCTATGGAAACCTAAGCTTTGATTTTAAGTCCAGAAGGAGAGAAACGAATGCACTTCTGTACCTTTTTCTGGTCCACGTCCAGCATCTGGCCACAGAGCAGGAAATCTTCATACTGTATCCATGGCACAACTGGCTCAGGAAGCTCCCGTAGGTACAGCTTGAACAGAGAGGCCACAGTGTGCACATCCGTGTCCCTGCAAAGCCACAGGTGAGACCCAAACCCAGCCGGCGAGCaatccctgccctgctccatgcTTTGTGTATAGATGCATGAGCTGCAGAACTATAAACAGGGAACAACAAAAAGCCAGTAGCAGCTCACAGGGCACCCCAAGTCAGGGAATGGCCCCACTTGGCCAAATAATCTGCTTGGTGAAGATTTTCCCTGCTGCACGTCCCCAGCCTGTGCTGAATTTTGCATGCAAACCCAGTCTGCAGGCATTCACACGTTTGGCAGGAGCTCCCCACTCTGCATTGCCTGGGGTTTGGACGATTAACAGCAATTACTGAAGATGTTTTGCCGGGCCAGATGTTTGCAGCTTTGCATACCATGTAGTTTACATTATGTCAAAAGGATACTGTCAAGACAGTAAGTCTCATTTGACCTACCTTGAAGTTGCTTAAACTCTTATAAACCTCTAGCAAAAATCTCCCAggtcatttatttttaggattggttggggttttttaacgaacccacagaatcacagaggaaTTTTTTCAGAGCCATATTTTTGTAGGGCCTACCAATAGACATCCTGGATGCCCAGGCTTTACCAACAGTTTTCCAAGGCTCCCCCCTCAGtcatgctgtgctttgtgtgtgccaGTGCAAACCCAAACTGGCTGCAAACCCAGCACCTTGCAGTATTCACCTTTCTGGAAACCCCTTTACTGGCCTTGCTGAAGATATATTTTATGTGAAGTGcacaggaggtgctgcagtgaTGCTCATCTGAGCCCTGTAGGGTTAACATGGCAGGGTACAAGGAGCAGTGCCAGCTTCCCTTGCTGCAAAACACTattatgcaaaaaaataaaagtttcacCTTCCTATGACCCCCCTACAGGTTGTAACAGGACACAGTGTGTTGGGGACACAGAAGGCAAGAAATattcagctgcaaaatgaagGGCTGGGATTGTTATGCTTCGAAAGCAGCAAACGTCTCTCCCCAGAGACTCCCTGGGGGTTATAGGCAGCACCAGGGGGCTCTCTTGGCTTTAGGggatttgcttttccttctcagccCGGCAGAGGAAGGGATTTGGGAGGAGGCAGCTTTTGAGCAGCCAAAATCCCTCTCTTATTTCTCTGTGGGAAAAGCAGCCAATGGGCTGTCAGGGTAAGAAATTACTTCTGTGAGGTTTAGGGTATTCTCTGAACATATTTGCACCtctcttcttgctcttctttcCCCAAACCTCTGTCCTTAGCTGATGTGCTTTGTAGGctcttccctttgccttctttgCTGTCTGGAACAACACTCATTGTGTGGATCTCTGGTGTCCCTAAACTCCTCCCACAGATCCATCTCTCATAATAACCCTTTCGAAGGGTTTCTGCTGAGCCCCTCTCTGTGTGCTGAACCCTTCTGCTGGCCCCAGGTCTCCATCAGTGCACTGCTGAGATCCTGCAGGGGGGAGAGGCCACTTTTCCCCAGATTTTGGTGCGCAAGCTGAGCGGAAAAGAGGGAATCAACATTACCTGTCAAATGATGGCCTTTCCCCAGCATCAAAGGCATCCCTGAGCTGCTTCACCAGGTTGTCTTGGCCGGGGAGGCGGAAGATACCCTCTTCATTCACCCCGTGCTCCCAGATGAACTCGGCACATTTCTGCACCAGGATGGGCACCTGGTGCTGCCCAAACTTCTGCTCGTAGGCCATGGTCTCTGCCAAGCGTTGGCCAAACACCGCTAGGAAGAAGACACTGGGGTTAGAGGAGCCCAACAGCTTTGCTTGAGGTGCTCAGCGCTGTGTGCAAAGGGGACAGCAGCACTTCTTCCTAAAAGTGAGAGCTCCCAAAAGCTGTGCAAGCTGAGGTGCGAAGGGAACTGCTCCCAGAGAAATAATAGCAAAATGGGACATCCTCCAAACAATTATATTCCCAAAATGATTAAATTGTATAAttatggaatcattaaggtcgcAAAGACCACAAGGGtctccaagtccaaccccaacccatccccattATTGACCATGTCCCCacgtgccacatctccacagctcctgatcacctccctgggcagcctgtgccagtggcAGGGAGAAGGTGAGACTTTTTTTCAGTGCCTTATCAATGATTCATTGAATGTCACTGAACCATAGAATGGATTGAGTGGGAAGGGGAACTAGGAATAGGATCCTTCAGTAGGAAGGAATTGGAATTGTTCTCAAGAATGACAATTTCTGGAGTCAACGGGGCAATGAAGAGGCTCCCAAAAGAGGttgaaagcagcagggaaatCTGATGGCCATTTGCTTAACTCTGCAGCAGACCAACACCATGAGGTCCAACCTCAAGGAAGGTCTCTAAAGCATTGCATGTCCCATTTTCTTGGAATTAGGAGCCCAGCTTTGAAACccttgctcagcagcagcatggagtgTGAGATGCTATGAAACCACCCCTCCAAGGGCTGATCCCACTGCCTGTTACCTCCTGAGGTTGAACCCAGCACCCGTCGGATGGATTTAACCCATTCCTCCATGTCGGACTGGGAGCTGGCCATGAGCACACAGGTATCCTGCCCAGCCCGGCTCTGGTCTCCAGAGAGCCCTGCAAAAAGCATTTATAGACCATGTATAGTGAAGGTTGGGGTAGGAATGgcaaattcttcttttctttgctgaatatttttggCTCCTGGTTCTCCTAATAACATCTGCTTGGCTGAGAAAGGAAGCAGCTCTCTAATGTTTCAGCCTCACTGAAGTTTTAAGAAGGGAACAGAAAGTGCTTAATGTGACAACATGGGATGTTCCAGCACATGGACGTTGAAAGGAAGACATTGGTTTTTtatgcagtgctgggggaggtGTTGgaaagaaatgggaggaaaaggGCAGGCACAATGACCTGCCCAAATGGTTTGGGGCCATCAGTCCATCCCAACAAGCATGCAatgaaacagaaggaagcatTCTCACCTGGGATAATTTCAAAGATAaatttccctccttcctctggGTTGCTAGCCACCTCCTTGATGGTGCTTCCCTGGAGAGACAGGCAGCCCTAGGaccaagcagagcaggagctgccaaTCCCCACGTCCCACCTCTGAGAGGTGACACGAGGTAGTGTCAGTCCTGGGCATCAGACTCCCTTGTTTGAGACAGATTGCAGAAATTGAGACAGATTgcagatcatccagtccaaccccaacaaacccccaccatgcccactaaaccacgtccccAAGTGCCGCATCTACTCTTTCCCTGAACATCTCCTGGGATGGCAACTcctttatatatacatatatatatcctcaaaataacttcataaaggatgcatatatatatatatatataaatacatatctGTGTATTTCCTAAAAATGACTTCAAGCAATAACTCTGTAAGTGCCAGTTTTTCTGTTGAAGTTATTTTCAGAATGAGAACACTGTTTgatttcctcttttgtttttccctcccctctcatgttttcctcctttctcatgTTTTTTTAACCCCTGTTGGGGATAGAGGAAGAAAGTGCAAAGGAGAAGGGACGTGACAGTTGACAGTGCATAGAGAGCCTCTTTttgctgcactggaacaggaaaTTTCTTCATGTAACTCAGTgccacttaaaaacaaaacagaaaaagtttgCAGGAGAGgggcagagaaaaaagaagaaaattgagaaaaagaaaggaaaaaaaagaaaagcaaagcagcaagcagctgtttCCTTTGGTTCTTCCTTTCACAAATGAACAGAGCCAACAGCTTGGTCACTGTGGGAGGGGATGGGTGGGGAGCAGACAAGGCGCGTGGGATGGAGTGGGTGTATGAATCAGCATTGGCAGCCTACCGGGACAGAAATAGTGATGTTTCTCCCTAATTTCAGGCTTCTGAAAGCTGTTGGGTTCCTATGGGCAGTGAGGATTCAACCATCAGCTCTCCAAGAGCCCCAAACGTGGTGGCATTAAGCTGAATGTTGGTGGGAACAGTTTGAAGCGAGGTGTGCTGATGGGGAgggctgctgaaagcagcaatCAGCTTTGATACAGCACTTTCAGTTTCTACATTTCTAGTTAGAGCTGGGGAAACAGCTCCTCCCAAACACCtctgagaggggaaaaagccaTAAACAGGGTATCTGTCCCGTCACCTCTGCCCCTTGTTTCACCCCAGGCTCCGCTGATCATTTTCCCCTTTGGAATTGTGTTAGCTTGGAATTGTTTTTGCTGCTGGCGCCAGTTTGCACACTGAACATCTTTTCTGGCAAAAAGGAAGCTCTTTCCCCCAGAGCAAGCAAAAGATGGTGGTGAAAATTCTCACAGTGTGGAGAACACGGTTGAAATTATCCACAAACATAGGGAAAACAAGCTGATTTCCTCCCAGCAATTGTATTCCAACACATCCCCTGAGCAATGGTTTGGGTGGGTGCCACAGAGGGTTCATCgcagccccaaaagagacccaaacaCTGGTGTGGCTGGCAAGGCTGGGGACATTGGGTACAAACACCTAAATTGTGCCGCAGTAGGGATCGCAGGCATTGTGCACAGGGTGATGTGCATGCTGTGACCTCTTGGAGATCCAAAAACCATCCAAACACAGCAACTTTCTAGCTCTGAAAGGAGCAGGCAGTGGACAGgtttcctgcagctgtgcagggtgGAAGAGGGCCAAGGAACAAACCCCATCCACGTGGCCCAACCCCCTGCCAGGATAGGATGTGAACTAAAGGGCTGGAGAAagatttcctttccttatcTCTCTCCTCAGAGGAGCCCCTCACTCCATCTCCCACCCCAGCCACGAGGTCTGTCACGGCTGTCTCAAGACCAAAAGATTTCTTGCTTTCTCCTACAAGCATCCCATGAGATGGGTCCAATCTCACGTGCCCTGTGTGCTCATCCCAAACACAGCGCTGCCACGTCTCCCTGGCCTACGTCTGTTGTCCTGGAGGACAGGCGATGCCTGTGGGCACCATACAAATTTCAGCACATGGACGAAGATCCTTATGAGGATATCCCATCATTGTTACCACCCCAAGGCAACAAACCCTCTTTAAAACCAAactccagccccatccccaaAGAGCAAAGCAAGTCCCCAGCCTACCTGCGGCTTGGTGTCATCCTCATCCTTGTAGTAGTAGAGCTGTTGGCCCCGCAGCACGAAGTACCGCTGCTGCCAGTTCTTGACAATGGAGCGTTGCTTCTTCAGCCAACCCAGCTTCAGTGGCCGCTCCATGGCGCTGGGGGGGCCAGGCTGGGGGGTCATAGCCTCACCGCTCATCACACTCCTGGAGcgggctgtggggatggggacaggattGGGGGATgaggggatggaggggatggaggggatggaGGTACCAGCCCAATTCAAGCAGCGGGAGCTCTCAGCCCCTCTGCTTGCACCCTGCAAACTGGCTGGCTAATTGTAAAGGAAGTGGCTGCAGTATCTATCAGCctgtgcttcctttttcctgcGTGGGAGTCATTGTCTTGCAAGCGAGAAGAAAATcataagctttttctttttttctctcttttttttttttctttctccctaaTGGGAGTGTGTGTTTTCTTATCCCCACCCCAAacaggctgcagctgtgagATCAGagtgatccagcctggcccaaaaaaatacaaaccagCAACAAAACTGCctggaaaatgaagttttgCCTTTTGTGTGATGTTGCTAAAGGGGATGATCTCCTGCAGTGAGACCGGAAATTTCcaagggaggaaggggagattTGCTGCTGTCCCATCTCCTACTGCGGTGCCCCCATCTCCTATTGCATGGATGTTTCCCATGCATCTTGTGCCATGGATCAGCACATGGCCCCTCTATAAAAGCTTCTTATTTTTGCTAGCAAATGCCTCAGGAAGAATCATTTCTGGCAGGGTTTTACTCTGCACTGTAGGACCCCAGTGCCCACCCAGCCATGTGGGGGGAGCATTTAGGATAGAACCAAGTGTGTGACTGCAGGGGAATTCaatttctctgctctgcacatgGTGACTTCTGACATCTCCCCTGCTAAAGCTAATGGTGATGGTGATAAAGGGAAGCTGTGGCTGACCCAGTGCTCTGAACCCAAGTGTATGCTTTTCCCCTTGAGTTggtcagcagagctgcaaaagcAAGAGCTGCCAGTGTTGGGGGATTCCTTGGCCTTGTGCAAAAgat from Lagopus muta isolate bLagMut1 chromosome 27, bLagMut1 primary, whole genome shotgun sequence includes these protein-coding regions:
- the ARHGAP25 gene encoding rho GTPase-activating protein 25 isoform X3: MASSQSDMEEWVKSIRRVLGSTSGAVFGQRLAETMAYEQKFGQHQVPILVQKCAEFIWEHGVNEEGIFRLPGQDNLVKQLRDAFDAGERPSFDRDTDVHTVASLFKLYLRELPEPVVPWIQYEDFLLCGQMLDVDQKKGHQDLLKQLSLLPKDNYNLLSYICRFLYEVQLNSGVNKMSVDNLATVIGVNLIRPKIEDPATIMRGTLPIQKVMTVMISNHADLFPPSKDVPPSPTTQQNDKKAPILRSSVGWDSAEDSTLPRAESSVQRQMARKDNPSASCAPGLAVSSRAPSEDTGVQPSKDTLGMWKMQARKRTQTLPNRKSFLTAASPGEKGSNDRNDVFNNDFWKGSTQSNPRSVLTEGHKRTLSHDLFKLLDLHRASTCDNVPTSHVESSSSSPSPASSCSDKEFQPCLSPCHQPQEPTSPASSPSEVFQPAPESKESLQNMVLKLQREMDAQKETYEEQIKSLEKENYDVWAKVVRLNQDIEREKKKSEELELKLKNMERLQEDLEKKNKMLEEEIKTIAKSRSKSDAKTN
- the ARHGAP25 gene encoding rho GTPase-activating protein 25 isoform X1, whose protein sequence is MSLKLPRNWDFHLKMDAAKIARSRSVMSGEAMTPQPGPPSAMERPLKLGWLKKQRSIVKNWQQRYFVLRGQQLYYYKDEDDTKPQGCLSLQGSTIKEVASNPEEGGKFIFEIIPGLSGDQSRAGQDTCVLMASSQSDMEEWVKSIRRVLGSTSGAVFGQRLAETMAYEQKFGQHQVPILVQKCAEFIWEHGVNEEGIFRLPGQDNLVKQLRDAFDAGERPSFDRDTDVHTVASLFKLYLRELPEPVVPWIQYEDFLLCGQMLDVDQKKGHQDLLKQLSLLPKDNYNLLSYICRFLYEVQLNSGVNKMSVDNLATVIGVNLIRPKIEDPATIMRGTLPIQKVMTVMISNHADLFPPSKDVPPSPTTQQNDKKAPILRSSVGWDSAEDSTLPRAESSVQRQMARKDNPSASCAPGLAVSSRAPSEDTGVQPSKDTLGMWKMQARKRTQTLPNRKSFLTAASPGEKGSNDRNDVFNNDFWKGSTQSNPRSVLTEGHKRTLSHDLFKLLDLHRASTCDNVPTSHVESSSSSPSPASSCSDKEFQPCLSPCHQPQEPTSPASSPSEVFQPAPESKESLQNMVLKLQREMDAQKETYEEQIKSLEKENYDVWAKVVRLNQDIEREKKKSEELELKLKNMERLQEDLEKKNKMLEEEIKTIAKSRSKSDAKTN
- the ARHGAP25 gene encoding rho GTPase-activating protein 25 isoform X2; this translates as MSLKLPRNWDFHLKMDAAKIARSRSVMSGEAMTPQPGPPSAMERPLKLGWLKKQRSIVKNWQQRYFVLRGQQLYYYKDEDDTKPQGSTIKEVASNPEEGGKFIFEIIPGLSGDQSRAGQDTCVLMASSQSDMEEWVKSIRRVLGSTSGAVFGQRLAETMAYEQKFGQHQVPILVQKCAEFIWEHGVNEEGIFRLPGQDNLVKQLRDAFDAGERPSFDRDTDVHTVASLFKLYLRELPEPVVPWIQYEDFLLCGQMLDVDQKKGHQDLLKQLSLLPKDNYNLLSYICRFLYEVQLNSGVNKMSVDNLATVIGVNLIRPKIEDPATIMRGTLPIQKVMTVMISNHADLFPPSKDVPPSPTTQQNDKKAPILRSSVGWDSAEDSTLPRAESSVQRQMARKDNPSASCAPGLAVSSRAPSEDTGVQPSKDTLGMWKMQARKRTQTLPNRKSFLTAASPGEKGSNDRNDVFNNDFWKGSTQSNPRSVLTEGHKRTLSHDLFKLLDLHRASTCDNVPTSHVESSSSSPSPASSCSDKEFQPCLSPCHQPQEPTSPASSPSEVFQPAPESKESLQNMVLKLQREMDAQKETYEEQIKSLEKENYDVWAKVVRLNQDIEREKKKSEELELKLKNMERLQEDLEKKNKMLEEEIKTIAKSRSKSDAKTN